In Gopherus flavomarginatus isolate rGopFla2 chromosome 1, rGopFla2.mat.asm, whole genome shotgun sequence, a single genomic region encodes these proteins:
- the LOC127057598 gene encoding elongation of very long chain fatty acids protein 4-like: MGSRMASTWQKIQEFYTWALENGDPRTDPWLLVYSPLPVTLLFTLYLLFVALGPRLMRKWEPLRLKGLLTAYNLTLVALSIYMFYEFLVTSVLANYSYLCQPVDYTRSKLGMRMARVCWWFFFSKVIELLDTVFFILRKKPEQVTFLHVYHHGTMLFNWWAGVKYVPGGQAFFIGMLNSFVHIFMYLYYGLASLGPQMQHYLWWKRYLTILQLCQFVAIAVHSSYNLFTECPFPDGFNVAVFLYILSLIVLFLNFYYWTYTRRKWEKLT; encoded by the exons ATG GGATCCAGGATGGCTTCAACTTGGCAGAAAATTCAAGAGTTCTATACCTGGGCCCTTGAAAATGGAG ACCCAAGAACAGACCCCTGGCTCCTGGTTTACTCTCCACTTCCAGTCACACTGCTCTTCACCCTCTACCTCTTATTTGTGGCACTGGGACCACGCCTCATGAGGAAGTGGGAGCCACTGAGGCTAAAGGGTCTGCTGACTGCCTATAATttgaccctggtggctctgtcAATCTATATGTTCTATGAG ttcCTGGTAACTTCAGTCTTGGCCAACTATAGCTACCTGTGTCAGCCAGTGGATTACACCAGAAGCAAGTTGGGAATGAGG ATGGCGAGAGTGTGTTGGTGGTTCTTCTTCTCCAAAGTCATTGAGCTGCTTGATACG GTCTTCTTCATTCTGCGCAAGAAGCCTGAGCAGGTGACTTTCCTACATGTGTATCATCATGGCACCATGCTTTTCAACTGGTGGGCTGGTGTCAAATACGTGCCTGGAGGACAGG CCTTCTTCATTGGGATGTTGAACTCCTTTGTGCACATCTTCATGTACCTGTATTATGGGCTGGCCAGCCTGGGACCACAAATGCAGCACTACCTGTGGTGGAAACGCTATCTCACCATCCTGCAGCtg TGCCAATTTGTGGCCATCGCCGTTCACTCCTCCTATAACCTCTTCACAGAGTGCCCATTCCCTGATGGCTTCAATGTTGCAGTCTTCCTCTACATCCTCAGCCTCATTGTTCTTTTTCTAAACTTCTACTACTGGACCTACACCAGGAGGAAGTGGGAGAAACTAACATGA